CCTCTCAGGGCACTATTTACGGCCAAACAGTCGTATGACACCTGGGATGCCGTAGTGGTGTTCCTTCGACATTACGTGGAGTATCCTCACCGTAACCTCATGTGGGTTGTTCCTGAGATTCTTGGTAGCTGGTATCGAGACAGGTACGAGGGCCATGGAGACCCCTATGACCCGTATGTGGTTCGAGAGTTCTTGGAAAGAATCAACGAAACGACCCCCAGTGGTCCAGGATCAGTATTCCTCGCTGGTCCGAACGACATTGCATTTACAAAACATAGACTGCCTGCAGATACGACGGTGGCAgccgaggagctcgagctAACAGACGGAAATTCAACATTCTTCGACTACTGCAGTCAAAAGTTTACTGAGTGGGAACCATACACATCCGTGTCCGCAGCCCAATTTCTACATAAGTGGAGAGACCCGGCATACCTGCTAGATCGTCACATTGGCTTCGGCATATATGTGGAGAACGGGGTGCCAGAATTCCTCCATCTGCATGTTCCTGACGTCACCCAAACTGTTCCAGTCAAGTCTAGCGTGCTATCTGTGGTCGGCCAGCGAAGTTATTCTCTCGATACAGTAGAGGGTCGACTAGACATGCTTCCAGGAGCTGTAGCTGACGAGCTGGCTCTCACAGGAGAGGGCAGACGACGAGTCATGACGGTCACTGTAAGACTACAGGATGGCAAGCTCCCTGAGAGCATCACACCGGATCTACTTTTCGTATCTTTCGGTACGGTCGAGTTCGAAGAACTAACAGAGTCAAACAACTCCAGCCGAGCTTTGACAGAGCTGCTACAAGAACATTACGACTACCGACTATCTCACGGAGCACTTCCTGGGTTTGCCAAGTCTAACAAGAACGTCAGCTTGTCTTACCAGGTTGGAGAAGTATCTGAGCTGCCCAAGTCAATCTTCCTTAGCTCGGTCGAATACCAGAAAGACGATCAGATCGCGCCACGGAATGAAAAGGTTTCGATTTTGCATGCTACCGAGGACTTGGATGTGTTGAGCGAGGCTCGCATTCTCATGAACCGACTCGGAGCCATCTACGCGTCTGAAAACAAGCTGGCTGTCATGTatcgacagcagcaggacCCCTTGCACGCGGAAAAGTCGGATCATCCGCTCAATCGAAAGATCCAGTCTCTCTATTTCGAAAAGGAACATTTTTCGGACACACCCGGTCCCCATGAGTCCCTCGGACTGGATTCTGTTATACAGATTGCTTCTCCCATCGACTCCCTGGAGGACATTGTGAATCAGCATCAGCTGTATTGCAAATACGCCAACCTGTGCGCATCGAGAAgacatggagaagacgtGGTGAACTTAGCAACTCTTCGAGGAACACCCAAAGTAGACTGGCTTGCGCCTGCTGGAAAGGAGGAATACACACCTCTTTCAGACAGATGGCATGATATCCAGGACGATGTGTGTGAcgttctggaggaggagacccCTCGAATgattctggagctgccTCAACCTCTCTCTGCTGGACAGCTTCGAAGTGTCTACTTACAGTACCTGCGACCTCGACAACGGTTGACTGACCGGGCAGCTCAACTGGTTGAACGATACTGGAAGATTCTGTGGATCGAAACGCAGAATAACTTTGCATACAAGTGTGTTGTGACTCGACCTGCTCTTACCTATAAGCGAGATCCTATCACCAAGCTGTCTACACGAGCGCGGGCTTATTGCATTGATTTGGACatggaggttgaggttgaggttggagaTCTTCAGCTTGAGCGAGGAGATCGGCTTGTCAGCATGGGAGTTGTGCGCGCTAATAAATACACTGGAGAGCTGGTCCTGTGTGTTTAGGTGTAGAGGAGTTTGGTAAAGGATGATAAGGGAGCATTTGTATATAGTAAATCATGCATTAATCTATGAGTTTCGTTGTTCAGTTGCTGTCTATATGCCCAGCACTTCAGTCGCTTACAGCAACTTTAGATGACCAGTGACTCGGTCAATCTCAGACTTGGGAGCAGGGCCGACACCTAGAACAGTGGCACTTCCTGCAGCAATCTGGGTTCGGCCAGCGTCTCGGATCACACAGGCGATGATACCTCGCTCGAGAGCTTGTCGCTTGAGCTCGAACAGCTCGGCCTCAGACTTGACCTGGAGGGCCACCTTGGCCTGGCCCCATCGGACCCATGATCGGGTGGTTTTAGGCTTGAGATCGGAGGACTGTCTGTAGCATGCCAGAGCTGCATGTGCACACTGGGCTGCGATCTTGCCCTTAGTCATCTTGAGATCAGTTCtcaccaccagcaccatTTTCAATTCTCCACGGGCTTTGTCCTCGTGAGcctgcagctgcttgatGTCTTCCTCTGTGAACTCATCCTCGGACGAGTCGGCCTCGGAAGAGGATATCGAAGATGAAGATAGTCTTCGTGCAGCTAGCTTTCGGGGAGCAGGAGTGGTGGCTCGAGGAATGACGTATCGTCCAAGAATGACACCTGCGCCGACCAGACCGGATGCCACGAGGTAGTTGATTGTTTGTGTAGACAGGGTCGCGGGAAGAGTCAACATTGTAATGGTGTGTTGAAGTTGATTGAAATTTCGATGCAACGAAGTTTGATTTGGGTCATGCATGACATAAAGTGACGGAAGATGAGTGCACGCACTGCACTCTGTACCGATACAAGCGTCGgtacactacttgtacttgtagctgcGATAAACAAGTTCAACGATGACAACTTACTTGCATTGTATAATGGAAGGAAAAATTATGTGCCATTTTGATATACAACCGAActgtgtactcgtactgtatctGAATATCAACATCACCTCGTTTGCTCTATGGTTAGCACCGTTAGAGTTCGGGACATCTCCAGCACAAGGCACAGTtacatgtatgtacagtactctTCCTGTTAACAACCACCCAGCACTGATGTACTCCAATGACCAGGATTGGATGTGTTGGGTCTGACATGGCTCGTTGAACTTAAGCGATGCACTCTCGTATACGGTTTGCGctcatactgtagacagCTTTTTATGTTGCCTATTATGAGCAATGGAGATACACTACAGTAAAGAGATCCCTGATTGGATACTACTGATAGCAAGCCATGTGTAAACCCATCAAGAGCCTCATTCATATGTTTGTCCACGTGCCAAAACAGATCTCCAAGGAAACACTCACTAACAAATCTTTCTGCTAGTCAGATGAGATTCTCTCAGGGCCTTTCTTGGGTTGGTTAGTGCACTAGCGCATGGGCAGGATACAAACGAGTTGGAAAAACGCCACGCGCCATGGGTGAACGGAAACCTGTTCGCATCCATCTCGACTGCAGACCCCTTGGGCATGTTTCCCCGATGAGCACACCTCGTCAAGCTGCCGTCATTTGTTACAGCTCCCGTATGCATTGGGCTGGAAGTTATGCTGTGGGAACTTCTGCCACTGATGACATTGTTCAGGATGGCCTTCGTGGATCTTAAAGCATTAACTTCAAACATGCCGGCTCTAGCGAAAGGGACAAACCATCGATGTTTGTACTCGAACATCAGATCCAGAGCATGACAGACTGCCTGCTGTCTACTCTACTTGGACCATGGCGACCCATGATTCTTCTGCCAAGGGCCAGATGCGTGGGTTCATCACCGACAAATTCACAATGGTCGAGCCGTCGTTGCCTCAAGATGTGGGCTATCTCCCAAAGGCAGTTCTACCCAACTACAAGTCTCCCTCGATGATGCCAATGTTCGCGTTCGCAGATTATCGCCGATGTTGCCAACCAAGAGAAGCCGCACTCGGACCAATCTTGATTCCATGTACTTCTCCAGAAAGGGTCTAGACAGATTTACTCAGATTCTGGTGGTTCTGAACGATGTCGTTGGTGATAAGGCATGTGCTCGCGACCTTCTTGGTCGATTGAAGAACGCATTTACTGTGTTCGTCAATCACAGACAGCAGAATCCACTTGCTTACAACACCCTCTGGAAGGGCATTGTCTCTACTGCGGGCCTTGGTACGGACTCCCCCGCTGATTTCGGTAACTTACTACAATGACCTTCATATCCACTATGGTTATTTTGTTCATGCCGCTGCTATATCGCCAAAGTTGATAGAGAGCTGGGAGACGGGAAATGGCTCACTCAGAGAGACAGTGGGTCGATAATCTGGTGATAGACTACGCTAACCCCAGTCCTCAGGGTAAGAGCTTTCCTATTCATCGATCTTTCTACTGGTGGTCTGGTCACTCGTGGGCTAAGGGCCTGCATCTTAGTGCTGATGGTAAGGATGAAGAGTCTTCTTCTAAAGACTACCACTCAGTGTATGCCATCAAGCTCTGGGGTAATGCCAATGGTAACCAGGCAATGGAGGCCCGTGCCAATCTTCAGCTGGCTATAATGAAGCGTGCCATGAATACCTACATACTGGTACATGAAGGACAACAAGTGGAACCAGCCCATGAAACATTAAGAACAAGGTCCCTGGTATTTCGTTTGAGCACAAAGCTGATCATGCAACGTACTTTGGTATGAATCCCGAGTACATTATTGGTATCCATGCTCTTCCCACTACTCCTGTTTCTGCATACATTAGAGACCCTGCGTTTGTCAGAGACATGGGATCAGCGGCGGGTTAAAAGGTTCATCAACTGGGTCGATAGTGGGTGGAAAGGTATTCTTCAGCTAGATCGAAGTAAGCTAGATCGGAGAACCTTCGATTCCCATGTTGCGTATCAGTTTGTCACCCAAGGTTTCCAGCCTCGATGGCTGGATCCAGGTAACCTCTCTTACCTGGTCTCTTACTGTACCATGGTTGCTGGGTTGGGAGGCCAATAAAATATACAGAACTATTAGAATAAATGAGTACGGTACGATAGTGTATATGTTTGTGTCTTGGTTGTTTACCATTGTCTCGACGAGTGTTTGAAAGATGGCTTACTAACATGGTTCAAACTGTGGCTGGTtaattactgtagctaccgTATCCAGAAATCTGTCGTCGTCATTGCGAAGGTTTGGTATCGCATATAAGCCGTTAACACCGATCCTTCCTTTGGGACGATCACAGCAATGAACAAGACCCATGACGTCCACACCTAGCTTACTCGGTTATATGTCGACCACCAATAAACCAATAGCAATACATTCTATCTCTCTATACTGCATGGTAACGGTCATGTGTGTATCCACACTCCGCCCACACATGTTTCCCCACATGGTTATTGGACGCAACTGCATAAGCTCTGCAGCTATAGCTACACTCGTAATAGAGCTTTTGGAATATAAATTGGGCTTGAAGCCTGAAGTTGTCAAGAACACTCAACACCGACTATAAATACACAATGGCTCCTGCTCTGTTCAGTCCCATCAATGTGGGAGACACTCACCTGCTCAACCGGGTCGTTATGGCTCCATTGACCCGATTTCGAGCTGATGAGGGAGGTGTTCCCTCTGATCTTCAGAAGGACTACTACGTCCAGCGATCCCAGACCCCTGGCACTCTTCTCGTTGCTGAGGCAACCTACGTTTCTCCTGGTGCAGGCGGCATGAAGACCTTTGGAGGCCATGTTCCTGGTCTGTGGAACGAGGCTCAGATTGCTGGCTGGAAAAAAGTGATTGATGCGGTCCATGCCAAGGGATGCAAGTTCTACATCCAGCTGTGGGATCTCGGCCGAACTGCCAACcagcaggttctggagaaggaaggaCTGCCCTTCACTGGTCCCTCTGCTATCCCTCAGAAGGGAGACAAGTTTGGAGACAAGATCCGAGCCCTTACCGTGCCTGAGATCAAgcagaagatcaaggacTACGCCACCGCTGCTGAGAATGCAATCAAGGCCGGTGCTGACGGAGTTGAAATCCACTCGGCAAACGGTTATCTGCCCGATCAGTTCATTCACTGGAATTCTAATCACCGAACAGACGAGTACGGAGGAAGTATAGAAAACCGATGTCGGTTTTCTCTGGAGATCGTGGACGCCATTTCTGCCTCCATCGGTTCAGACAAACTGGCGATCCGACTGTCCCCCTGGACCGACGTTCAGGACGTCGAGGTTGATCAGGTCAACACGCTCCCCACTTTTGAATACATCTTCCGTCAGCTCCAAAAGCGAGCAGACAATGGCCAGAAGCTAGCCTACGTGCATCTCATTGAGCCCCGAGTCAATGgcaccaagaccaagcgGGAGGATATTGCGTGGCAGACCAACGAGCCTTTCCGAAAGATCTGGAAGGGTCCTCTTGTTCGAGCTGGAGGTTTCACTCGAGAAACTGCTCTCGAGGCTGCGGCTTCTGACCCCCTTACTCTGGTTGCGTTCGGCCGATTCTTCATCAGTACTCCCGATCTCGTTGAACGActggagaaggacgagaagctCAATCCTTACAATCGAAAGACTTTCTACTCCTCCGGTCCAGTTGGATACATTGACTATCCCACTTACGAAAAGGCCAAGTTGTAGACAACCATAGACACATTTGAATAATCCAATGCCCAAATTATGTATTTTTGCAGCTATGTATACCGTATGCAATGTGAATGTCCGCCTGACTGATTTAGGCAGAGTCTTTTTATTCATTGACAATAACAACAAGCACTGTGATATCGTCGGGCTTGCCTCCCATGTAGTGCACTTTCATCACCTGCtgcacctccttggcaaaCGGAGAAAGATGCTGCTTATTGGTGCTTAGCGACTTGGCCTTTAGCACGATTCGCCGCGCTAGATCCATGGCACCCTTGTGTTCACCGCTGGACTTGAtgccctccttgtcgtccttgatCCACGATCCGTGCTCCAGCATGGTTTCGTTGACAATCTTGAGGGTGTCCTGAGCGCTCATGTTGTCGGTGAGACCGTCAGTAGCAAGCACAATGACATCCCCAGGCTCGGCAGTGAAAGAGAACTGATCGGCCATTGCGGGAGTGTCCTCAATGTGACGCAGACCCTGTCGTTCATCACTTCGCTTGAGTTCATCAGGGATGATAGCCAGCTGGTAAGGGGTGTTGAAGGCATGAGTCTGCGCTTTCGAGCCTCCAGCAAGCTTGCCGTTACGGAAAACCATGAATCCGGAGTCTCCGAGGTTGGCAACAGCCACCTGGCCGTCCTGACCAGCGACCCCAATGCATGCTGTGCTTCCTCCTGCCTTGACGGTCTTTTCCCGGACAATCTTGTTGTAGGCGTTGGTGAGCAGCTGTTTGGGGGAAATGAGTGAGGCTAGGGGCTTTTCAGCGAATGCAGGCTCCTTCTCGATCTCCTTAGccttctccacagccaGATTGGAGCTCTCGTGGCATAGGTAGTAGCTGAAATCGGAGGAATTGACTCCCATTTCTGCCCAGCCGCCCACGCCGTCGGTGACGCCAAACGCCGTGTTGCTGTATGTGTATGAATCGGGCGAGTCCGTCTTGCTCAGCGAAACATGGAAAAATGCATCTTCTCCGGTAGGCGGTCTGTTTTCTCCAGCCGGAGGTTTGGACTGCTGGTGAGGTGGCCGGGGCTTCGCGCTGTAGGCCTCGGCGATTGTGTAGCTGAGAAAGCGCCTAGAGAAGAGTGGCTTCAGAAGCTGGATTCGGGGTAGTCGGGTTGGTCGGAACATGGCTTTTGTTAGGGGGGCCAAGTGTAGGATTTATCCAGGAACACACCTCACAGTTTCACAGTCGAATAAAAATAGGCTCTCCGAAAAGAAATGCTTTTAGAGTTGAGGTGCGTGCACACCAACAGCAGAGCACGGACACCCAAAAACAAATGCATGTGGGAGCAACTGTAGAAAGACACGGATACGAGAAGTGCTAAAAAAGCTGATCAGATGTGTACAGTGAGACCACTTACGTTACACACTATTGTAGATTCAAACAGATACTCAAAACATACATTACTGATAGTTGACACTTTCGGACGAGGCAGAGACTCTGATATCGTCCACCTTGATGTCGTCTCCCTTGATACTCTCCTTCCTGTCGGTGGTgttgtccttctcggctTCGATACACTCCACGGCGGAGCCAACTAGAATGATGCCGTTCTTGTGGCAGATTCGCTTCTCATCTCGCTTGTAGAAATAAAGAACCGCAATACCTCCAACAACGCAACCGAAGGCACAGGCAGCACAAGTTGCGAAACCCTTGGTAAATCGAGGTGATTCCTCAGTGGGGAAAACCAGAACAGACACCCATGCCTGGGTGGACTGGCCCATCATATTCATGGCCACAATCACAATGGCATATGCCTGTGGATCGTGTCTCATAATGTCACTAACCCAGCCGAAGTAGGATGGACTCATGGACCAGGACGTGTATTGTAGACAGAAGGCAAACCACTTTGCAGCTTCCGACACGTCCCATACTGCCAGAATCACGCAGCCTATGAAGTTGAGGGTCTGGGTGATGGCAATGGCTCCCCATCGACATTTGAACATGTCTGCAAAAAGAGATGCCGAGTAGACGTACACAAAACCAAGACCTGGTGCCACAGACGACAACTGGTTAATCTTCTGGTTTGTGTATCTCTGGTTTCCTTCCGAGTCCGTAAGACTTTTCAGCCAGAGGATGAAAGAACCAGATGTTCCACtattgttgttgaagaatATGCAGGCCACCAGTACCAGTAGTGGCATGCGCCAGGTAGTGAGGAGAGGTTTCCAGAGCTCCCAAGAGAAgaacttcttcttctccaccgcGGTAGTTTCGGTAGCATATGGTTTCATTCTTAGTCGACATCTTCGGATTTCATCGTCCGTCAAAAACAGCGAAACACATTTGTCTGGGGTTCCTGGAATGACAAAGAAGCCAATGACAGCCAGTGGAAGAGTTGCAATGGCGTCCACGATGAACACCCATCTCCACCCCTCAAatcctccaactccatctAGATCAAGGGCTGCACTAGCCAGTAGACCCGAACTCAGCAGACCAAGAAACTGGCCCATGTAGAAGAAACCTGCTCGGCGAGCGACCTCAGATGGCTTGTACCACGAGCCCATGAGGAAATATGCAGTTGGCACAAATCCAGACTCGAAAACTCCAACAAAAAATCGAATCACCTTGAGAGCTGCGACAGAATGGATCTTGCAACACAAGAGAGTCATGATACCCCAACAGAGATCCATGGCAGGAATGACAATATTTAGCGGCACTTTGGGAAGCATGAACATGAAGGGAAGCTGGAAAACAACTCTCCCACCAGGTACATGGCCTGTACATTGACCAAGTCGTTACCCTTGAAACCCAAGTCTTCTCTCATACCGCTGACATAAGCATTGTTGACATTGGTCTGGTCTAGATACTTGACCCAGTAGACTGCCAGAGAGTAACATGTCAAAAGGAGATCGAGCTTGAGAATCAatttcttgtcctccttggtatCTCGTTCGTCGAACCACTTGAACCACTTATGACCGGATTTCTCGTAGCTGTTCTGtctgtactcatactcatCAAAGAACTTCCACCACGGGCGATTGGTTTCGTCTCTGTACTCTATGACGAGTTCTTGTTCATCTGTGACAGCTTCAATAGCCAAGTCGTCTGCGACGTGACGTATGGTTGGAATAAATTTCATGTGTTGATATGCGATTATGTGATGGGTGAGAGGTTCTCGATTGCAGAGACTTGTACTTATAGCCATGTGTAGATCGACCCCCGCCCCTTGGATCAGTGCATCCTTTTGCCGCCGTCCTTTATCCATGTGCTTCGCTACTGGACGATTGTTATCGCGTTCCCATGCATATATCACTGTCAGGTTTTACCCAATCGCTCTTGGCGTGAGGGGCGCACTTCTTCAAACACTCCTACCTGGATGATCTGTCCTTTTTGGGATAGCTGGGGTCGGCAATAACCACCGCCTGTGCCCAATTaatagtcacgtgaccaatgAGACAACAAGCATACATTTCCCCCACGCATATATCCCATATCCACTATTACACGTCCTGGCATGATGAGCCTCCAAAAATGACTTCGTGACGCGAATGTCCATATAGCCGCCAGACAAGCTCAGACTCACTGATAAGCTTCTTGGGGGTCCAAACTCTGATGTACTCCAAACTCAAACCAACAAGACTCATCAATCACGATCTTCAGACACAGCGGCAAAAACGACGGAGAGCGATAAAGGTTTGATTGATGGCCTTTTCATTCAATTGAGGCCATATTATTAATGACGTTTAGAAAGAGGTGGAAGATAAGGCCTTGTTGGCACGTGTTGTACATGTGGATGTGCACCCGTTCGTCTAGACCTTACCCCACACAGCCTTACAGCTTGCCCCCCACGAACCCAAGGTCCACTTGTAGACAATGGACTCAATTTTGAGCCCCGCATTCCAAGGCTCTATCTTGCTTATCCATTgtctgttgtttttggGTTCATAATCCCTTCTGTAGGTTTGTGTGCATTAATCAGTAATGAGGGTCCGATATGTTACCGTATCGAAAAATGAGACAGTGGCTCTGTTCTAAATGCGTCCTAAAATAGTTTACAATTACAGCATTGCTTGATGACGTTACTGTGTTGAACTGtccacttgtagtagaaTTACGGGTTTTCGCGGCGTCCCTAAATTCACACATAAGTGACACAGATCATTGCCTCACAACGGCTAGCCCCCAGTCCCGAATTACCACCAAGTCTACTGTTGTGAATAAAACAGTAGGTACGCTTTCTAGGCATCGTACCGTTACAAGTAGTCTACTCTTGCTtcaaatacaagtacagtagctacagtaactCGCATGTAAAAATATCGATTACACTAATAGACAGATCAAAACAGAAAAGAAGGCAAAGTTAGCGGAGTGGGCATCTACCACAGTCGATAGTACTCGTTTCGGAAGGGGAACTGGAGATCTTTGAAGAAACCCCGCTCGGTCCACATACCATTTCCTCGTTCATTCTTGTACTCTGAGAGTCTGAGGCTCTCATGCAATGGCAGGTTAGCAGGCTCTGTGTATGT
This genomic interval from Yarrowia lipolytica chromosome 1E, complete sequence contains the following:
- a CDS encoding uncharacterized protein (Compare to YALI0E27390g, no similarity possibly noncoding) is translated as MKRLWGTLPRVKRVRHQRAIGMLSTKKSHARQIHQHTFYPVATDQAFSQLDPQKKKRADLGTSVPLYLPPEACGLRQLAAGDFVEAIVAGIPYWGVVTTRQPFTLEMLDSDGINREVPVDCVTFGLYGFTELTGKKERLALLSNYLNSVSYYHSVAMRKLSTIHSLFAKQAIPWSVGLDEITETLLKISPAINAYSWSAAALASHIAVVNQPRYFRCDYAQTADYDSWSPLNYVALPIDIVSKLELVVHPDNAARSIKEFTAIALRYMESTEHVQHRHLPLRALFTAKQSYDTWDAVVVFLRHYVEYPHRNLMWVVPEILGSWYRDRYEGHGDPYDPYVVREFLERINETTPSGPGSVFLAGPNDIAFTKHRLPADTTVAAEELELTDGNSTFFDYCSQKFTEWEPYTSVSAAQFLHKWRDPAYLLDRHIGFGIYVENGVPEFLHLHVPDVTQTVPVKSSVLSVVGQRSYSLDTVEGRLDMLPGAVADELALTGEGRRRVMTVTVRLQDGKLPESITPDLLFVSFGTVEFEELTESNNSSRALTELLQEHYDYRLSHGALPGFAKSNKNVSLSYQVGEVSELPKSIFLSSVEYQKDDQIAPRNEKVSILHATEDLDVLSEARILMNRLGAIYASENKLAVMYRQQQDPLHAEKSDHPLNRKIQSLYFEKEHFSDTPGPHESLGLDSVIQIASPIDSLEDIVNQHQLYCKYANLCASRRHGEDVVNLATLRGTPKVDWLAPAGKEEYTPLSDRWHDIQDDVCDVLEEETPRMILELPQPLSAGQLRSVYLQYLRPRQRLTDRAAQLVERYWKILWIETQNNFAYKCVVTRPALTYKRDPITKLSTRARAYCIDLDMEVEVEVGDLQLERGDRLVSMGVVRANKYTGELVLCV
- a CDS encoding uncharacterized protein (Compare to YALI0E27412g, similar to uniprot|Q9P5S6 Neurospora crassa Conserved hypothetical protein, similar to Saccharomyces cerevisiae PTH2 (YBL057C); ancestral locus Anc_7.376), which produces MHDPNQTSLHRNFNQLQHTITMLTLPATLSTQTINYLVASGLVGAGVILGRYVIPRATTPAPRKLAARRLSSSSISSSEADSSEDEFTEEDIKQLQAHEDKARGELKMVLVVRTDLKMTKGKIAAQCAHAALACYRQSSDLKPKTTRSWVRWGQAKVALQVKSEAELFELKRQALERGIIACVIRDAGRTQIAAGSATVLGVGPAPKSEIDRVTGHLKLL
- a CDS encoding uncharacterized protein (Converted to coding from non-coding YALI0E27456g, weakly similar to DEHA-IPF9690.1 Debaryomyces hansenii) gives rise to the protein MAHSERQWVDNLVIDYANPSPQGKSFPIHRSFYWWSGHSWAKGLHLSADGKDEESSSKDYHSVYAIKLWGNANGNQAMEARANLQLAIMKRAMNTYILVHEGQQVEPAHETLRTRSLVFRLSTKLIMQRTLV
- a CDS encoding uncharacterized protein (Compare to YALI0E27511g, similar to uniprot|Q03558 Saccharomyces cerevisiae YHR179w OYE2 NADPH dehydrogenase (old yellow enzyme) isoform 1); translated protein: MAPALFSPINVGDTHLLNRVVMAPLTRFRADEGGVPSDLQKDYYVQRSQTPGTLLVAEATYVSPGAGGMKTFGGHVPGLWNEAQIAGWKKVIDAVHAKGCKFYIQLWDLGRTANQQVLEKEGLPFTGPSAIPQKGDKFGDKIRALTVPEIKQKIKDYATAAENAIKAGADGVEIHSANGYLPDQFIHWNSNHRTDEYGGSIENRCRFSLEIVDAISASIGSDKLAIRLSPWTDVQDVEVDQVNTLPTFEYIFRQLQKRADNGQKLAYVHLIEPRVNGTKTKREDIAWQTNEPFRKIWKGPLVRAGGFTRETALEAAASDPLTLVAFGRFFISTPDLVERLEKDEKLNPYNRKTFYSSGPVGYIDYPTYEKAKL
- a CDS encoding uncharacterized protein (Converted to coding from non-coding YALI0E27555g, similar to uniprot|P39709 Saccharomyces cerevisiae YAL067c SEO1 suppressor of sulfoxyde ethionine resistance) gives rise to the protein MKFIPTIRHVADDLAIEAVTDEQELVIEYRDETNRPWWKFFDEYEYRQNSYEKSGHKWFKWFDERDTKEDKKLILKLDLLLTCYSLAVYWVKYLDQTNVNNAYVSGMREDLGFKGNDLVNVQAMYLLPFMFMLPKVPLNIVIPAMDLCWGIMTLLCCKIHSVAALKVIRFFVGVFESGFVPTAYFLMGSWYKPSEVARRAGFFYMGQFLGLLSSGLLASAALDLDGVGGFEGWRWVFIVDAIATLPLAVIGFFVIPGTPDKCVSLFLTDDEIRRCRLRMKPYATETTAVEKKKFFSWELWKPLLTTWRMPLLVLVACIFFNNNSGTSGSFILWLKSLTDSEGNQRYTNQKINQLSSVAPGLGFVYVYSASLFADMFKCRWGAIAITQTLNFIGCVILAVWDVSEAAKWFAFCLQYTSWSMSPSYFGWVSDIMRHDPQAYAIVIVAMNMMGQSTQAWVSVLVFPTEESPRFTKGFATCAACAFGCVVGGIAVLYFYKRDEKRICHKNGIILVGSAVECIEAEKDNTTDRKESIKGDDIKVDDIRVSASSESVNYQ
- a CDS encoding uncharacterized protein (Compare to YALI0E27533g, similar to Saccharomyces cerevisiae PTC7 (YHR076W); ancestral locus Anc_5.362, similar to CAGL0J10692g Candida glabrata), producing the protein MFRPTRLPRIQLLKPLFSRRFLSYTIAEAYSAKPRPPHQQSKPPAGENRPPTGEDAFFHVSLSKTDSPDSYTYSNTAFGVTDGVGGWAEMGVNSSDFSYYLCHESSNLAVEKAKEIEKEPAFAEKPLASLISPKQLLTNAYNKIVREKTVKAGGSTACIGVAGQDGQVAVANLGDSGFMVFRNGKLAGGSKAQTHAFNTPYQLAIIPDELKRSDERQGLRHIEDTPAMADQFSFTAEPGDVIVLATDGLTDNMSAQDTLKIVNETMLEHGSWIKDDKEGIKSSGEHKGAMDLARRIVLKAKSLSTNKQHLSPFAKEVQQVMKVHYMGGKPDDITVLVVIVNE